A window of Roseiflexus castenholzii DSM 13941 genomic DNA:
GCTCGCGGGTGCTCGATTACCTGTGGACCGGGCTGCCGGCTGTGCTCAGCGACGGCGATCCGGCGGCTGCGCTGGCACGGCAACACGGGTTTGCGCTGGTGACCCCGCCGGAAGACCGGGAAGCGGTCGCGCATGCGATCATCACCCTCTTGACCGATGAAGCCAGGCGCCATGAACTTGCCGCACACGCGCGCGCCCTTGCGCCACGGTATACCTGGAACACCGTTGCACAGCCGATCATCACGTTTCTCGCTTCCATACCGACTTCCAGGCTGCGCGCCACCGAACGAAGCGAACAGGTTGACGCGGCGCAACACGTGGAAACAGCGCCGCTGACTGCGCGGCGACAGACGCTTCAGGCGCAGCGCAATAGCGCATTGCAGGCGCTCGAAGCCACTTGGCGGCTTGATCGGTTGACGCCTCCGGCGCAAGGATTGCCGGGCAAGGCGCGCAACTTCGTTCTGGATCGGATCGTCTGGCCCTTGACTGCATCGCTGATTGCCCGCCAACGCGACCACAACGCTGCGGTTATCCGCGCTGCCTATGCGATGGCGGAATATCAGGATCATCTCTCGAATGACATCACCCGCCTGATTGCTGCGGTTCGCCTGCTTTCCCATCAGACGCGCGACATCATTGAGCACATCACCGAACTGCACGAAGCAGACCAGAACCTGCGCACCGCGCTCTATGACGATCCCCCTCCTCCACCGCCGCGCATCATTCCGCCGAAAACGAATATCGACACACTAATGGCAGCGGAGCACCATGATGAGTAGCGCCGTAATCGTACTGACATGGAACGGCGGCGCCGAGGCAATCGCCTGCCTGCAACGGGTGCGCCAGCTCAACCCGGCGCCCGACATGGTTCTGGTGGTGGACAACGACTCGCGCGACGGCACGCCGGAGCAGATTGCTGCCCTTTTTCCCGATATTACGCTGATCCGAAATGCGCAGAACCTGGGATATGCCGGTGGGATGAACATCGGCATCCGCGCATTGCTGGCGCATGAATCGCCGCCGGACATCATCGTTCTGCTCAATCAGGACACGCTGGTTGATCGAGAATGGCTCGGCGCGATCACCGCTCCGTTTTGCGATCCTGAAATCGGCGCCGTGGGATGCAAGATCCGCTACCCCGATGGCACGATTCAGCATGCCGGTCTCACCCTCGACTGGCCCCTGGCGTTTTCCCGCCATGTTGGGAGGTACGAGCCGGATCGTGGGCAGTACGATGCACCGCGCGATGTCGAGTTCGTCACGTTTGCGGCGGTTGCCCTGCGACGCCAGGCGCTGGAACGTATTGGATTATTCGATGAGGGGTATCGCCCCGCTTACTTCGAGGATGTCGATCTCTGCGCGCGACTGCGACGTGCTGGCTACCGCATCCGCTACGAGCCGCGCGCAACCCTGACGCATCGAGAATCCACGTCGCAGCGAGATGACCTGGTGCGCAGCGCCATCGCTCACCAGGGTCGTTTACGCTTTGTGTTGAAAATGTATCCGTTCGAAGCGATCACCGGCGCATTCGCTGAAGCCGAACAGGCCTTTCTCGTTCAACACAGCAATCCACCAGAGTGTCGCGCCCTGCGCTGGGCGTATGACCGAACGCTTGCTGAAATGACGGAAATCCTCCATGCCCGGCGCAATTGTGATCCTGACATGCCTTCGGATACGCTGATGACGCTGCGCGCATTGTTGCTCGATCTGCGCCATACTCTGGACACGCGCCTGCTCCAACGGCTCCGCGCGCGAGCGGAAGAAATCAGCGATCTTGTGACAGACTATATCGACTCTCTGGCGGTGCGCTATACGCTGCTGAGCCAACCACCAACGCGCCTCGACTGGAGCGAGTCGTTTCTGATTGACCTGAAAGTGGAAAATAGCGGATTCGCTCCCTGGCGCGGCATCGGCGACCACCCGGTCCGATTAGGCTATCAGTGGATCGATCAGGCAGGGACGCGCCACGCAGGGCGTCACCGGTCTGCAATTCCACAATCCGTGCATCCTGGAGAGAGCATTCGTCTTGCGCTGCGCATCGATCCGCCGCCCGCACCCGGAATGTGGCGGTTGCAGATCGAATTGGTCCGAGAATATATCGACTATTTCAGCACCTATGGCATCCAACCCCTGTTCCTGAATATTGAGTATGTCCTTGAGCCAGCGCCGCGCGCCGTGATTCTTAGTTTTGCCATCGCCGCACACGACGCGGTCGGCAGCAATATTCTCGCCCAGGTTCAGGCGCTCCGCCAGACGGGTTACCGCGTTCTTATTCTGGCGGAATACGCTGACGAACGGCTCCCGACTGACACGCTGCTTGCGACCGTTACGACCAGACGGAATCTTCTGCATGAGCATCCGGCGGTTCTTGAGCACATGCGACGCGCGGCTGTCATTATTGCGCATTATCCGCTTTACTACGATCTCGTTGAATTGATCCGCAGCGCGGGCGACAGCGTGGTTATTCTGGACTATCACGGCATCACACCGCCGGAAATCTGGGGCATCGAAACGGTCTATTATTATTCCAGAATGGTGCGCGGCATCACCATGCTTTCGCTGGCGCAATACGCCGATTATGCCATTGGGCATAGTTTCTTGACGTGCGCTGAACTGATCGCAACCGGGGTCATTGATCCTGAACGGATCGAGCAGATTCCCTGCCCAATTGCCGCGCATCCGACGCTCGCCGGTCCGCCTGCGCCCGAGATAGTCGAACAATTCGGCCTGCGCCATCAGCACGTGCTCCTCTATGTTGGTCGCATAGCGCGCAGCAAGCGCATCCACATGCTCGTCCAGGCGCTGCCAATCATTCTGTCGCGCCACTCCAGGACCATGCTCGTGCTGGTTGGCGACTATCGCCCTTCGATCTACCGGCAGTATGCCTACGAGATTGAAGCGCACGCGCGCGCACTGGGGGTTGACGCGC
This region includes:
- a CDS encoding glycosyltransferase, with product MSSAVIVLTWNGGAEAIACLQRVRQLNPAPDMVLVVDNDSRDGTPEQIAALFPDITLIRNAQNLGYAGGMNIGIRALLAHESPPDIIVLLNQDTLVDREWLGAITAPFCDPEIGAVGCKIRYPDGTIQHAGLTLDWPLAFSRHVGRYEPDRGQYDAPRDVEFVTFAAVALRRQALERIGLFDEGYRPAYFEDVDLCARLRRAGYRIRYEPRATLTHRESTSQRDDLVRSAIAHQGRLRFVLKMYPFEAITGAFAEAEQAFLVQHSNPPECRALRWAYDRTLAEMTEILHARRNCDPDMPSDTLMTLRALLLDLRHTLDTRLLQRLRARAEEISDLVTDYIDSLAVRYTLLSQPPTRLDWSESFLIDLKVENSGFAPWRGIGDHPVRLGYQWIDQAGTRHAGRHRSAIPQSVHPGESIRLALRIDPPPAPGMWRLQIELVREYIDYFSTYGIQPLFLNIEYVLEPAPRAVILSFAIAAHDAVGSNILAQVQALRQTGYRVLILAEYADERLPTDTLLATVTTRRNLLHEHPAVLEHMRRAAVIIAHYPLYYDLVELIRSAGDSVVILDYHGITPPEIWGIETVYYYSRMVRGITMLSLAQYADYAIGHSFLTCAELIATGVIDPERIEQIPCPIAAHPTLAGPPAPEIVEQFGLRHQHVLLYVGRIARSKRIHMLVQALPIILSRHSRTMLVLVGDYRPSIYRQYAYEIEAHARALGVDAHVRLTGQVDDETLEQLYRACAMFVTASLHEGFCMPVAEAMARGRPVVATRVAALPETVGDAGLLFDPDNTADLAAHVCRLLDDLPPLEEASDPLAVLRLAPATEEDFARLHERKIGIVTPRYGVDVLGGAESGIRGWAEQLAARGYTVEALTTTTIDMVNWGDHTSPGVEHLNGVTIRRFHTSSVDNRPFHALRLKVDRGERPRFCEEERFMESNLRSADLERFIAEHAAEYACFLVTPYLFGTSYWAIQRAPDRSILIPCLHDEPLARLSIVRRMLEQAAALFFNSEEESDFALCALGVVNPYRTCLGFGFPDQPERGDPLRFRQRTGITGPMLLYAGRLEPGKNVPLLIEYFMRYKAERPGPLTLALSGTGSIPLPSRDDIVGLGMLPRDALTDAYASAVALCQLSLNESFSLVLMESWLQSRPVIVHADCAVTRGHVERSGGGYAIGSYEEFRAAVDALLADETAGAARGERGKAYVLERYTWSRLLPRIEESIARFSRPRPLYARLAQRSIARALSFTRQRYEDDFLDLIERAVAAAQARKQEG